One region of Triticum aestivum cultivar Chinese Spring chromosome 6B, IWGSC CS RefSeq v2.1, whole genome shotgun sequence genomic DNA includes:
- the LOC123134291 gene encoding uncharacterized protein isoform X2, with product MAARQISWTPTMSSYMLANLCAVVTGGHRTGTAFKNVHWNACAMAMNEHFNRTDLIGTHITNHTRTWKRKYKQIVHLKSLSGALWDEENFMIVLDHEHYTNHIKDHKEDEPFLNKPIKHYEEMLVIVGASMATGQYAKGSSDPLGTDVIDLEEPKANKAAAPHEEVSQSPTCGESAAPKLKKAKTNPSAEDRMHATIMASSERLAVAIEKLISSANPAIDGLWDEMKELPGFDLDSLAHYYAYLVDNPRVATAFKVLGDVQRKVWVSRYVKSTFPEADA from the exons ATGGCTGCTAGGCAAATTTCATGGACACCTACCATGTCATCATACATGCTAGCGAACCTATGTGCTGTGGTGACCGGTGGCCATAGAACCGGTACCGCCTTCAAGAATGTACATTGGAATGCTTGTGCCATGGCTATGAATGAACATTTTAACCGCACTGACTTAATTGGAACCCACATCACAAATCATACAAGGACATGGAAGAGGAAGTATAAACAGATAGTGCACCTCAAATCATTGAGTGGTGCACTTTGGGATGAAGAGAACTTTATGATTGTTCTTGATCATGAGCATTACACAAACCACATTAAG GACCACAAAGAAGATGAACCCTTCCTTAACAAGCCTATTAAACATTATGAAGAGATGCTGGTTATCGTTGGAGCTAGCATGGCTACAGGGCAATATGCAAAAGGCTCAAGTGACCCTTTAGGTACAGATGTGATTGATCTTGAAGAACCGAAAGCCAACAAAGCTGCTGCCCCTCATGAAGAGGTTTCCCAATCACCCACTTGTGGCGAGTCAGCTGCTCCCAAGTTGAAGAAAGCCAAAACCAATCCTTCTGCAGAAGACAGGATGCATGCAACCATAATGGCTTCAAGTGAAAGGCTTGCTGTTGCCATAGAGAAACTTATTAGCAGCGCCAACCCCGCCATTGATGGTCTTTGGGATGAGATGAAAGAACTCCCTGGTTTTGATTTGGATTCCCTTGCACATTACTATGCCTATTTGGTTGACAATCCTCGTGTTGCAACAGCATTCAAGGTCTTGGGAGATGTCCAGAGAAAGGTTTGGGTCTCTAGGTATGTGAAGAGTACCTTCCCTGAAGCCGACGCATGA
- the LOC123134291 gene encoding protein ALP1-like isoform X1, producing MDKKTKMLICAAVAQWFINMIALVVQSRKRKRREAITYAPIDERDRMRREYFDNKVWKNDTTSVNMLRLRRAPFFRFCQLFRDRNLLKDTVHMSIEQQVAMFLHTIGHNVRNRVIGGNFGRSGEVVSRYFHRVLHAIGELRDDLIRKPSLETQTKVEGNYRWDPYFKDCIGAIDGTHVRASVTPDMEPAFRGRKKHTTQNVMAAVDFDLRFTYVLAGWEGTAHDATVLRDALIRENGLRVPQGKFYLVDAGYGVKPGFLPPFRGVRYHLNEWGNNPVQNEKELFNLRHSSLRTTVERAFGSLKRRFKILDDATPFFLYPTQVDIVVACCIIQNWVLNDGIDEYIIPEDEWVPNITHASTSTGQAEEHAYMVNFRQGLADQMWEDRQNYMQHQNV from the exons ATGGACAAAAAGACAAAGATGTTAATTTGTGCGGCAGTGGCACAATGGTTTATCAATATGATAGCTTTGGTTGTTCAAtctagaaaaagaaaaaggagagaagCAATTACATATGCCCCAATCGATGAGAGAGATAGGATGAGAAGAGAGTACTTTGATAACAAAGTATGGAAAAATGATACAACTAGTGTGAACATGCTCAGGCTTCGGAGGGCACCATTCTTTCGGTTTTGTCAACTCTTTAGAGATCGCAATTTGCTAAAAGACACAGTCCATATGTCTATTGAGCAACAAGTAGCAATGTTTTTGCACACCATTGGTCATAATGTCAGGAATAGGGTAATTGGAGGGAATTTCGGTAGATCCGGGGAAGTTGTTAGCCGGTATTTCCATAGAGTACTCCATGCAATTGGTGAGCTTCGAGATGACCTTATTAGGAAGCCTTCATTGGAGACTCAAACCAAAGTAGAAGGAAACTACCGGTGGGATCCATACTTTAAG GATTGTATTGGAGCTATTGATGGCACACATGTACGTGCCTCTGTTACTCCTGATATGGAGCCTGCCTTTCGTGGTAGAAAGAAACATACTACTCAAAATGTGATGGCGGCTGTTGATTTTGATCTTCGATTCACATATGTGTTGGCTGGTTGGGAAGGGACAGCACATGATGCTACAGTTTTACGTGATGCTTTAATACGTGAAAACGGTCTACGTGTCCCACAAG GAAAATTTTATCTAGTTGATGCTGGATATGGAGTCAAACCAGGGTTCTTGCCACCTTTTCGTGGTGTGAGGTACCATTTGAATGAGTGGGGAAACAATCCTGTGCAAAATGAGAAGGAGCTGTTCAACCTTAGGCATTCTTCTCTTCGCACAACCGTAGAACGTGCATTTGGGTCATTGAAGAGAAGATTCAAAATTCTTGATGATGCCACTCCATTCTTTCTTTATCCTACTCAAGTAGATATTGTTGTGGCTTGCTGCATCATTCAAAATTGGGTTCTAAATGATGGGATTGATGAATATATCATACCTGAGGATGAATGGGTGCCAAATATCACTCATGCTTCAACATCAACTGGACAAGCAGAAGAACATGCATACATGGTTAACTTTAGGCAAGGCCTTGCTGATCAAATGTGGGAAGACCGACAAAACTATATGCAACATCAAAACGTGTAG